One genomic window of Cyprinus carpio isolate SPL01 chromosome A23, ASM1834038v1, whole genome shotgun sequence includes the following:
- the LOC109056564 gene encoding limb region 1 homolog-like protein — METEDVTVREKLFHNRVRETIICVLLFVCLYILSHFILTHFKKNAEFVADDIEDATVNKIALWLCTFTLSVAVCAVLLLPISILSNEVLLTFPHSYYMQWLNGSLIRGLWNLVFLFSNLSLVFLMPFAYFFTESEGFAGSKKGIMARVYETAVMLLLLSLLVLGIVWVASALLHHNTARESLYDLWEYYLPYLYSGISLFGVLLLLLCTPFGLSRMFSITGSLLVKPRLLENLEETMNCTVFEEASLSRKLKSNTSCWISANTESINAEFLSVQSKRIALELRKRASPWQRNLGYPVAMLLLLALTAVSALMVCFHVLELLFDESAMPRGMEDPHLGLASFSMFGSLGAAVQVVIILYLMVSSVVGFYCSPLFTGLLPRAQDTTLTQIIGNCVSLLILSSALPVFSRTLGITRFDLLGDFGRYNWLGSFHIVFLYNMLFAGLTSACLINTVTWALQRELIRAFGLHRLPLTVSRSTIPLKLLLANGLSKIH, encoded by the exons atTTGCGTGCTGCTTTTCGTTTGCCTCTACATCTTGTCACACTTCATTCTCACTCACTTCAAGAAGAATGCTGAGTTTGTCGCTG ATGACATTGAGGATGCCACTGTCAACAAAATTGC TTTGTGGCTGTGTACATTCACACTCTCAGTGGCCGTATGTGCAGTGCTGCTTCTGCCCATCTCCATCCTGTCCAATGAAGTTCTTCTCACATTCCCACACAGTTACTACATGCAGTGGCTCAATGGATCGCTCATCCGTG GTTTGTGGAACCTAGTCTTCTTATTTTCAAACCTTTCGTTGGTATTCCTCATGCCGTTTGCctatttctttactgaatcagAGGGATTTGCTGGATCCAAAAAG GGCATTATGGCGCGGGTCTATGAGACTGCCGTGATGCTGCTGCTCCTCAGTCTGCTGGTGCTGGGCATTGTGTGGGTGGCATCAGCCCTCCTCCATCACAATACCGCACGTGAGAGCCTTTATG aCTTGTGGGAATATTACCTGCCCTATCTTTATTCTGGAATCTCACTTTTTGGAGTACTGCTGCTTCTGT tgTGCACACCCTTTGGGCTTTCACGTATGTTTAGCATCACTGGGAGCTTATTGGTCAAACCTCGG ttgttGGAGAACCTAGAAGAGACCATGAACTGCACAGTGTTTGAAGAGGCCTCTCTGTCCAGGAAGTTGAAAA gtAACACCTCCTGCTGGATCAGTGCAAACACAGAGTCCATCAACGCCGAGTTTTTGAGTGTGCAGTCCAAACGCATTGCTTTAG AGTTGCGGAAAAGAGCGTCTCCATGGCAACGCAACCTGGGATACCCAGTAGCCATGCTGCTGCTTTTAGCTTTAACT GCGGTGTCTGCGCTGATGGTGTGTTTCCATGTGCTCGAACTGCTCTTCGATGAGTCTGCTATGCCTAGAGGAATGGAG GACCCTCACTTGGGCCTTGCCTCATTCTCCATGTTCGGTTCTCTGGGAGCTGCAGTGCAGGTGGTCATCATCTTGTATCTCATGGTCTCCTCGGTCGTCGGCTTCTACTGCTCTCCACTCTTCACCGGTTTGCTGCCACGTGCACAGGACACAACCCTCACACAG ATTATAGGGAACTGTGTTTCTCTTTTAATACTCAGTTCAGCCTTGCCTGTTTTCTCCCGGACATTgg GAATCACAAGGTTTGATCTGCTTGGAGACTTTGGACGGTATAACTGGCTTGGCAGTTTCCATATTGTTTTCCTGTACAACATGCTTTTTGCTGGACTCACATCTGCCTGCCTCATCAACACCGTCACATGGGCCTTGCAAAGAGAACTCATCCGTGCCTTTG GTCTCCACAGACTGCCTCTGACTGTGTCTCGATCAACCATCCCCCTCAAACTCCTCCTAGCCAATGGACTCTCAAAGATTCATTGA
- the LOC109088430 gene encoding sonic hedgehog protein A-like, which yields MTLAPWLRLARLGLLTACLYSWLAVEGCGPGPGFGTRHRQRKLTPVSYKQYVPGVSENNLGASGRAEGRITRSSERFNELVCNYNTDIDFKDEEHTKADRFMTKRCKDCLNKLAIAVMNQWPGVRLRVTEAWDEDGHHPPGSLHYEGRAVDITTSDRDTKKYGLLAQLAVEAGFDWVHYESKYHVHCSVKADHSVAVEKGGCFSGSGLVTMADGVQKPMSCLRPGEKVLSLSESGEIVLSQVLLFLHLDKERRTTFFIFTTENGKQMALTPNHLIFAAPNLKVHHHEYEAMFAKKVRIGDYILTTGDNRRLQPSKVVSVSLEERMGVYAPLTDRGNLFVDGMLVSNYASFEDHRLAHWAFWPFRVLFRFFQTVMEENSQKVVVKSSAMVPNISSTDQTFLTNVMHNSSFSICKIFPKVTVETDNERSFLQQKEVYWYARLLHTLGQIFLDAQRFY from the exons ATGACGCTGGCTCCTTGGTTGAGGCTGGCGAGGCTCGGCCTGCTGACTGCGTGTCTTTATTCATGGCTGGCGGTGGAGGGATGCGGACCGGGTCCGGGTTTCGGCACTCGCCATAGGCAACGCAAGTTGACTCCAGTGTCTTACAAGCAGTACGTGCCCGGTGTCTCTGAGAACAACCTGGGAGCGAGCGGAAGAGCGGAGGGCAGGATTACGCGCAGTTCGGAACGCTTCAATGAGCTCGTGTGCAACTATAACACTGACATTGACTTCAAAGACGAGGAACATACCAAAGCTGACCGGTTCATGACCAAG CGTTGTAAGGACTGCCTCAATAAACTGGCAATAGCAGTAATGAACCAGTGGCCTGGAGTTCGACTGCGAGTGACAGAAGCCTGGGATGAGGATGGCCATCACCCTCCTGGGTCTTTGCATTATGAGGGCCGTGCAGTTGACATCACCACCTCAGACAGGGACACAAAAAAATATGGACTACTAGCACAGTTGGCAGTTGAAGCTGGATTTGACTGGGTGCACTATGAATCCAAGTACCATGTGCACTGCTCTGTCAAAGCCG ATCACTCTGTAGCTGTAGAAAAAGGTGGCTGCTTTTCAGGATCGGGACTTGTGACAATGGCTGATGGTGTGCAAAAACCTATGTCGTGTTTGCGGCCTGGTGAGAAGGTTCTTTCCTTGTCGGAGTCAGGTGAAATTGTTCTCAGTCAGGTACTTCTCTTTTTACATCTAGATAAAGAGAGAAGAAcaactttctttatttttaccaCTGAAAATGGGAAACAAATGGCACTTACTCCCAATCACCTCATCTTTGCGGCTCCCAATCTCAAAGTGCACCACCATGAGTATGAAGCTATGTTTGCTAAAAAAGTTAGGATTGGGGACTATATACTTACTACAGGGGACAACAGAAGACTTCAGCCATCTAAAGTGGTCTCGGTTTCACTGGAGGAGAGGATGGGGGTTTACGCTCCTTTGACAGATCGTGGGAACTTATTTGTGGATGGCATGCTGGTATCCAACTACGCTTCTTTTGAGGATCACAGACTTGCACACTGGGCATTTTGGCCTTTCCGTGTTCTTTTTCGCTTTTTCCAGACAGTAATGGAAGAGAACTCACAAAAAGTGGTGGTTAAAAGTAGTGCCATGGTCCCTAATATCTCTTCCACAGATCAGACCTTCCTCACAAATGTGATGCACAATAGTTCTTTCAGCATATGCAAGATATTCCCAAAGGTCACAGTGGAAACGGATAATGAACGTAGTTTTTTGCAACAAAAGGAGGTTTACTGGTATGCAAGGCTTTTGCACACATTAGGGCAGATATTTCTTGACGCTCAGAGGTTTTACTGA